From the bacterium genome, the window CAACAAGGTCTGATTGTAGCTCAAATAACATAAAGCTTTGCTACAATAACCCCGAATTTTCTACTAATCTGGTTCGCGGCAAAGGCGTAACCCATAAACGGGTGAAACGCTGGCTTAACGGGAGGCCTGCTATGGTAAACATAATAATCGTGAACCCTGATGCAGAAAAACTAATCATTAAGCCGTCTTATGGCTCTTATAAACTTAATTCAGTAAGGAGAGTAAAAGATTTAGTTACTATAGAAAATGCAATCGCAGGAATTAATGCATCATATTTTAAACCGGATACAGGAGTCCCATTAGGGGCTTCTATTGTTAATGGGGAAATTTTAACAGGTCCTCTTTATCAAAGAGTTGTATTCGGAATCACAGAAGATAATAAATTCAAAATGGAAAAAATCGGCGTAACTGGAGAAATTAAAATAGGAAACAATATTAATCTTCCATTATTTAACATAAACCAACCGTCATTAAGCCAAACAGGTTTTACGGTATATACGGACAGATGGGGAGCAAAAACCCCTCGCACATCACAATACTTCTGTCATATAGTTGTTCTTGACGGAAAAGTTCAATATATAAAACAAAGCAGCGTTTTAATCCCTCAAGGCGGTTACGTAGTAGTCGGACCAAGAAGTAAAACCCCAAAAACAATACAACAACAAGACAGCATTAATTACTCTGTAAAAGTAAATCCTGAAGACTGGAACAATGTAAAATATGCCGTAGGCGGCGGACCTTATCTAATAAAAGAAGGCAAAGTCTTCATAGACAGACAACGCTTCAGCAAAAGTTTTCTCTGGATGAAAGCACCAAGAACAGCAGTAGGATATACAAAAAGCGGAAGCCTTCTCCTTGTAACAGTTGATGGCAGACAAGAAGGAACCAGCGGAGCAACCCTACCGGAACTTGCAAAGTTAATGAGCGAGCTTGGAGCCTTCAACGCAATGAACTTTGACGGCGGATCTTCAACCCAAATGGTTTATAAAGGCAAAGTAGTAAACAGACCTACCACAAGCGGCGGAAATAGAGTTACAAACGCACTTGTGATAATTCCAGCGGGTTAATAAACTCTTTTGAACTAACTCATCATAACAAAGGCAGCAAATGCTGCCTTTATCTTTATATAAAACTGACTATTTACACTTGACCTTGATGTAATATAATTCAGATGTCTCAGTAAAAAATAATCTAAACAAAATTTAAAAAAAATAACAGGAGAATTCAAATTGCCAAATATTAAATCAGCTAAAAAAAGAGTAGACGTGACCGAAAGAAATAAATTGCGCAACATTGCAATTAAATCTTCCGTTAAAACAGTTGTTAAGAAAGTTTATGAAGCTATAAAAGCAAACGAAACCGCAGAACAGATTCAAGAAGCTGTAAATAAAGCGTATAGCTTAATCGATAAAGCAGTTTCAAAAGGTGTTCTTCATAAAAACACAGCTGCAAGAAAAAAATCAAGAATTGTAGGACACGTTAATAAAGGCGATGTTCCTGCGTAGAAAATTTTTATAAAAAAATAATAAAAAAACCGGCTTACATGAGTCGGTTTTTTATTATGTCCATTTGAGAACCAGGCCTATAAACCTGATTAACCGTAATTACCTAAAACAAGTTTTTAAGAATTAAATTTAGCGTAATATTCAGGATTCTGCTGATTGGAAAGATCGGGAAGCTTGCCTTCTTTAACCAGAGCTTTTATTTGCACAGGTGTTTTATCCAGCATTACCTCTCTGGCAACTTCCATATCCGGCAGGTCATTTTTAACAATATTACCCGCTTCATTCATTCCAACATCCCAAGGATTAACATTTTTTATATACATTGTTT encodes:
- a CDS encoding phosphodiester glycosidase family protein, whose protein sequence is MRVRVVSKKGLLRVLVLATLIAFISQEALTQELAGIKTSNFATRSDCSSNNIKLCYNNPEFSTNLVRGKGVTHKRVKRWLNGRPAMVNIIIVNPDAEKLIIKPSYGSYKLNSVRRVKDLVTIENAIAGINASYFKPDTGVPLGASIVNGEILTGPLYQRVVFGITEDNKFKMEKIGVTGEIKIGNNINLPLFNINQPSLSQTGFTVYTDRWGAKTPRTSQYFCHIVVLDGKVQYIKQSSVLIPQGGYVVVGPRSKTPKTIQQQDSINYSVKVNPEDWNNVKYAVGGGPYLIKEGKVFIDRQRFSKSFLWMKAPRTAVGYTKSGSLLLVTVDGRQEGTSGATLPELAKLMSELGAFNAMNFDGGSSTQMVYKGKVVNRPTTSGGNRVTNALVIIPAG
- the rpsT gene encoding 30S ribosomal protein S20; this encodes MPNIKSAKKRVDVTERNKLRNIAIKSSVKTVVKKVYEAIKANETAEQIQEAVNKAYSLIDKAVSKGVLHKNTAARKKSRIVGHVNKGDVPA